The region CAGGGCCGGGTAGGGATCGTATGCGGCAAGCGCTTCACAGTAGTTATCGTAAATCTTAAAACCGGGTGTATCGGTTCCTGTGCAGTTGGAATAGAGATCCCAGATAAATCCGCCCCAGTCCACGAACTCTGCACGGTAGATCCCGCAGAGCGTCGGAGAACCATAAAACCAGATGTCCGTGGTCTGGTCATTCCAGTTTGGATCCAGCCCCCCGCAATCCTCCCACTGGATATTGGTTCCTTCTGCCAGCCAGCCTCCCGTCGATTGAGCATATAGGTAGACATACTGGCCGTTCGTCATGTCATAAATCGAGAGATCTCCTGATTCATTGTCATAGAGGGGCATATGCATTTCGGTGCCACACTCCGCAACGATGTACATGTCAAACGTGCAGGGAGTGGAAAAACAGGTATTACCGGAATCACGGCAGTAATCGCAGTCGTCGAAATTCCACTCAAAGGCCGATGTCGTGGAAGTTGTGATGGGAGAACGGGGATTTTCGCATGAGGTCCACCGGTTATGCATGGTCGGATCCACACAGGAGGTGCAATTAACCGTTAAATTAAACGGACCATTATCGGCGGCGGAGAATCCATCGACAACGATGTAATAGGTCCCGGCAGAAATATTATATTTGAAGTAGTCACTTCCCCCGGCAACACAGGAGCACTTGGAACAGCTGTCCAGCAGAAAGGCATCCAGCTCACTCGTTCCGAAATTAGAGAGGATGACCTCCAGGATCGTATCTTCAGCAATGGAAATTTCGAAAACCTGTTCGTTGCCGTCGTACGTATCATTTGCACAACTGTAGGCATTCGCATTATTTGCCAGCCCTCCCGCGGAGGTGTCGCCGGCGTTCGTGGAGTTGCAGGCGATGACAGTGGCCGCTCCGCAGTTCACATCGGACGAACCTCCGGCTTCAACGCCGCACACCTGTACATTATCGACCATCCAGTACATTTCGTAACTTGCATTGTAGTAACGGAATCCAACTTCAAGATCCGTTTGATTCAGTGCCTCTGCAGAGATGTCGATGTCGACGGTTTCCGGATTGGGACTGCTCGCCCCGGAGTAATTTGCAACAACCTGCCAACCCGAAGTTGCAGAGGAGCGTACGGCGATTTCACCCTGTTCATCCAGGCTGAGGCTGTACCAGAAGAAGTAATGATCAAAGACCAGGTGGACTTCTGTGAATGGTCCTCCAGCGGTTGCGTCGATTACCGGTGAGAAGAATCGTTCATCCATCGTGCACCCTGATCCGGCCTCGTCACTGTCGCAAATCATAAATGGAGTTGTCACGGGCAAGGTGGCGGTTCGTAACCCCGGATTCGCATCTGTCCAGGTCTCTGCGGGTCCGGAACAATCCCCATTATGATCCACCGTCCATGAAACGGGTAGACCTCCGCTGAAATCTTCAGAAAAGATCGTCGCAGTGCAGTTTGACGAACAGGAAGGGGTAAGGGGAGTGTTGCACACGATTCTTAAATCGTAGGTTCCGTTGTCGAAGGGAGTCCTTCCGTCCACGATCAGGTAATAGGTCCCTGCGGGAGCATTGTCCAGATGGATTTCCTGGACACCGCCTTCAATGACGTTATTCACGTTGCAGGTATCCACCTCAAGAAGGAAGAGAAACTGGCTGCGTCCCGGGTGGTTTTCCAGGTAGAAATCCAGGTTGGTCGGCGAAGCAATCGTCAGAGCATAGACAATGTCGCTTCCATTGAAGGTCCCATTGACGCCTGCATACTCCACGCCGTCGTTGGGCAGTCCAATCGTATCCCCGTTGATCGTATCTCCGCAGCTCACAGGGGTGGCTGCACCGCAGTCTATATTGTTCGGAATGGGGCAGGTAACCAGCAGGTTGGAATAGGTACCGGAGGCACTGGAGGAGTATCCATCCACGACGATATAGTAAGTCTGGGGTGATGTTGTGGTTACCAGAGTTATATTCCCTGAATCGACCCAATCCGTACAGGATGTACCGTCCGCACAGTTGTCAAGAACGTAGAGGACGTGATCGAAACCTGGAGTAGGCATAGAGATCACCAGCGTCGATCCCACCGGGCCGTCAAATACCAGCTTCCAAATCTCTTCCGGGCCGGCTCCGCTTCCGCAGGATGGATTGATGACATTCGTGTCGTTGGAAGTATCTCCGGAAACGGGAGTGTTGCAGGAGATTACCGGTATGCTGATACATGGATCGTTGCAGCTCATCGAAATGTCAAACACGGCATCGTTTTCCGATGCATCAAATCCTTCCACGACAATATAGTAGGTCCCCGGGCTTAGTGCGTAAGCACTGATGGAGGTCCCTCCTCCCTCGATGCACGCGCAGGGATCGCAGGCGCTCAGGAGGAAAACGGCCAGGTCTTCGTCCCCGAAATTGGAGAGAGTGATGTTGACGGTCTGGACCTGGGAGATCGTGAACCTGTAGACCATTTCATTAGCGCTGAAGGTGTAGTCGGAGCAGCCGTACTCCTGTTGATTATTTGCACTTCCCATCTTTTCCCCGGTCAGGGTATCACCACAGGCGATTGTGTCGGTACCCGGACAGGAAAGGTGTGCCGAACTGGAGGGTGAACCGCACACAGCCACATCGTCAACTTTCCAGTACCAGTCATTATTCGCGTTGTAATAACGCCAGCGAAGCACGATATTGTTGTCTCCGGCAGCGTCGGAGGAAATGTCGTAGCTCTCTGTGGTTCCCAGAACATCGGCATCGAAGGTGGCCACATTTGTGTTGAAATTTCCCCCGCCGTTTTTAGAGAGATCGACATCGGCCGTGTCTCCTCCGGCACCGATATCATCATAGTAATGCCAGAACTTCAGGATAACAGAAGTGTAAGATGAACAGTCCAAAACCGGAGTGATCAGCTCCTCATCCTGATTTTCGATGGGTGTATAGTAAACCCTGGCGACGTAGTTCTGGGGGGCGCCATTACTCCACCTGTGCCAGTCGTTGTAATCCCAGCTTGATCCTCCCGCGTTATCCTCAATTGACCAGCCCGCTGGCGGATTGTCGCCGTAAGTACCCCAGGTACCTTCGAAATTTTCCTCGAGGATCGGTTCGTACCCGGGATCGCAGAGACCCCCTCCGCAGCTTAAGGTGGATGGTGCGGAACAGAGCACCTCCAGGTGGAACGTACCATTGTCCTGGGCAGCTAAGCCGTCGACGATAAGGTAATAATCACCAGGGTCAGCGAGGTAGGTGATCTGCGAGTCCTCATGAAGGACACAGAAATTGGGATTGCATCCGTCCAGGAGAACAAGGTCCAGGTCCCGGGTCCCGGTGTTGGACAGCGAGGCTAGAAGGTACACGGGATCGGTATTCCCGGTCAGGTCAAGGTGATAGATGAGTTCCCGGCCCTGAAGATCGCGTACACCGCAGCCATACCGTGCCTGTCCGGCCAGACCTGTTGTCGTATCTCCATCCAGTTCCGTGTTGCAGGTGATATCCACGGCTCCCGCGCAATTTAAATTGTTGGCCAGGGGACAGGTGATCGTTAGATCTGCCGTTCCGGAGCTTCCCGCCTTGTCGCTGTCAATTACTAGAAGGTACGTTCCCGCTGTAGCCGCCGGATAACTGGCCGTTGTGTTACCGTATGCCACGCAGGAATCGGGATCACAGGCATCGAGGATGAAGATATCCAGATCATCGCCTGCCAGGTTGGATAACGTCGCAGTAATATCACCAGCGGCTGGTGTGGTGAATTCATAGACAACCTCGGGGCCATAATAGTAATTCCCGGGATCGCAGTTATAGCTTGCTACATTCTCATTCCCTGTCGAAGTGTCAACACTGACTGTTGAGCCGCAGGCAAGCGGAATTGGTGAACCGCAGTCCAAAGTG is a window of Thermoanaerobaculia bacterium DNA encoding:
- a CDS encoding PKD domain-containing protein, whose translation is MYEITLAGSTVLDIALSNYGTRDLNVLLLSSCDACDCIAVGPAISETVPAGTYTIVVDGYTSGDDGSFDIDITCTDPCDTLPVVNCGDTVSGDTSDDTDDFHPPCGTSGGKDEMWKLVYNGPIGSNINISVPSPGWDHVVYILSDCTDENSCTHYSDPGTIDVTTTSSPQTFFIVIDGYGTGSGTYDLTVSCSANTLDCGSPIPLACGSTVSVDTSTGNENVASYNCDPGNYYYGPEVVYEFTTPAAGDITATLSNLAGDDLDIFILDACDPDSCVAYGNTTASYPAATAGTYLLVIDSDKAGSSGTADLTITCPLANNLNCAGAVDITCNTELDGDTTTGLAGQARYGCGVRDLQGRELIYHLDLTGNTDPVYLLASLSNTGTRDLDLVLLDGCNPNFCVLHEDSQITYLADPGDYYLIVDGLAAQDNGTFHLEVLCSAPSTLSCGGGLCDPGYEPILEENFEGTWGTYGDNPPAGWSIEDNAGGSSWDYNDWHRWSNGAPQNYVARVYYTPIENQDEELITPVLDCSSYTSVILKFWHYYDDIGAGGDTADVDLSKNGGGNFNTNVATFDADVLGTTESYDISSDAAGDNNIVLRWRYYNANNDWYWKVDDVAVCGSPSSSAHLSCPGTDTIACGDTLTGEKMGSANNQQEYGCSDYTFSANEMVYRFTISQVQTVNITLSNFGDEDLAVFLLSACDPCACIEGGGTSISAYALSPGTYYIVVEGFDASENDAVFDISMSCNDPCISIPVISCNTPVSGDTSNDTNVINPSCGSGAGPEEIWKLVFDGPVGSTLVISMPTPGFDHVLYVLDNCADGTSCTDWVDSGNITLVTTTSPQTYYIVVDGYSSSASGTYSNLLVTCPIPNNIDCGAATPVSCGDTINGDTIGLPNDGVEYAGVNGTFNGSDIVYALTIASPTNLDFYLENHPGRSQFLFLLEVDTCNVNNVIEGGVQEIHLDNAPAGTYYLIVDGRTPFDNGTYDLRIVCNTPLTPSCSSNCTATIFSEDFSGGLPVSWTVDHNGDCSGPAETWTDANPGLRTATLPVTTPFMICDSDEAGSGCTMDERFFSPVIDATAGGPFTEVHLVFDHYFFWYSLSLDEQGEIAVRSSATSGWQVVANYSGASSPNPETVDIDISAEALNQTDLEVGFRYYNASYEMYWMVDNVQVCGVEAGGSSDVNCGAATVIACNSTNAGDTSAGGLANNANAYSCANDTYDGNEQVFEISIAEDTILEVILSNFGTSELDAFLLDSCSKCSCVAGGSDYFKYNISAGTYYIVVDGFSAADNGPFNLTVNCTSCVDPTMHNRWTSCENPRSPITTSTTSAFEWNFDDCDYCRDSGNTCFSTPCTFDMYIVAECGTEMHMPLYDNESGDLSIYDMTNGQYVYLYAQSTGGWLAEGTNIQWEDCGGLDPNWNDQTTDIWFYGSPTLCGIYRAEFVDWGGFIWDLYSNCTGTDTPGFKIYDNYCEALAAYDPYPALNVESMTISGSCPTYTVDYTISNAGCSEATTTVVAWSDLGGSTEEDVTVTPGATESGSLVVNIQNSGIGTIYAYADFYDYVKECQEAGDTATACSVSGGSSYQQSAINCGCAIPTFSTANVEDLSCPVGLRIFWNAATFNSGSGHYDIYRSSISFADAVSKPAIAEQVTTLEFIDNSVTQFINYWYVVRAEDDDPAPGGCTAGPHGGMYTDVNVGPITDNLPSSVVDKPYDIGNDLRAWKNPDGSVHLDWDNVVPAPETTHYHVYRTTDCTGIVPDDWNMICPDIPDPLALDDPINDQQYDDATATVANLYFYDIRSANDCETMCPDVLNINFTSNSPSCNGSGQIDFSAMVQGGIGPYDYVWEFGDGATCSTATMDCAPSDTDPSHTYTFPPYSRDVTLTVTDSTQPSNQQEAVVKIVKFGTGVTASFTSTPSGLQVTFDGTAGGGSGAYSYNWSFGDSSTSTLEDPVHTYGASGSYNVTFTVTDTQTGCQASSTDTLDL